One segment of Paenibacillus sp. FSL R7-0337 DNA contains the following:
- a CDS encoding winged helix-turn-helix domain-containing protein: MTRPTGKTQDSTTAAVSDQQDLHTSNQLLNVTPEQDKLLESALRIKIMHTLSAEPLTSKQVAEKLNKTPGNIHYHIVKLYEGGLLELVRTEAAGGIIQKFYRSKGTMFHPEALRSLHFRKEDQTRHFTTRLTLSPQELAEFHQELLQLITAWESKVTEGEEYGVEVMLGRLQSADSAAQPEEEAQQ; the protein is encoded by the coding sequence ATGACCAGGCCAACCGGCAAAACGCAAGACTCGACCACAGCAGCCGTTTCAGATCAACAGGATCTGCATACAAGCAACCAGCTTTTGAACGTTACGCCGGAACAGGATAAGCTGCTGGAGAGCGCCTTACGGATTAAGATTATGCACACGCTGTCGGCAGAGCCGCTTACCTCCAAGCAGGTTGCGGAGAAGCTGAACAAGACTCCGGGTAATATTCACTACCATATCGTCAAGCTCTATGAAGGCGGTCTGCTGGAGCTTGTCCGTACAGAAGCCGCAGGAGGCATCATTCAGAAATTCTACCGTTCCAAAGGTACGATGTTCCACCCGGAGGCGCTTCGCAGCCTTCACTTCCGCAAAGAAGACCAGACCCGGCATTTCACTACCAGACTCACTCTCTCTCCTCAGGAGCTTGCGGAATTCCACCAGGAGCTGCTGCAGCTGATTACCGCCTGGGAGTCCAAGGTAACGGAAGGTGAGGAATACGGTGTGGAAGTGATGCTGGGCCGTCTGCAGTCTGCCGATTCTGCTGCGCAGCCGGAAGAGGAGGCACAGCAATAG
- a CDS encoding thioredoxin family protein: MKQNVASKFGQGLTPRQFVEAMTKNQQAFEAWYEKFAWEDESDREYFESLNHRDDLRVLILAADWCGDVVRNVPVVFRILETAGIKTEVLILEENQELMDNFLTMGGRSVPIVIFADTGGYVLGQWGPRPEHVQTLMREFKRENPDREAADYDSKITEVRKAMGQAYGEGTESHAVIAKELRSLISGF, translated from the coding sequence ATGAAGCAGAATGTAGCATCCAAATTTGGCCAAGGCCTGACTCCGCGCCAGTTCGTGGAAGCCATGACGAAGAACCAGCAGGCTTTTGAAGCCTGGTATGAGAAGTTCGCCTGGGAAGACGAGAGTGACCGGGAATATTTCGAGAGCCTGAATCACCGTGATGATCTGCGTGTGCTGATTCTGGCTGCGGACTGGTGCGGAGATGTGGTCCGCAATGTTCCGGTCGTCTTCCGGATTCTGGAGACTGCGGGCATCAAGACGGAAGTGCTGATTCTCGAAGAGAACCAGGAGCTGATGGACAATTTCCTGACCATGGGCGGACGCTCCGTTCCTATCGTGATTTTTGCGGATACCGGAGGTTATGTACTGGGGCAGTGGGGACCGCGTCCGGAGCATGTCCAGACCCTGATGAGAGAATTCAAACGGGAGAACCCGGACCGCGAAGCAGCGGACTATGACAGCAAAATTACCGAAGTGCGCAAAGCAATGGGGCAAGCCTACGGAGAAGGAACGGAATCACACGCAGTTATCGCCAAAGAGCTGCGCAGTCTGATCTCCGGATTCTAA
- a CDS encoding DedA family protein encodes MHFISDVISQLFEWIQSLGYFGIMIGLMIEVIPSEIVLAFGGYLVSQGDINFFGAVLFGTVGGVIAQIFVYWIGRYGGRPVLEKYGKYIFISKKHIDHSEEWFQKYGTGVIFTARFIPVVRHAISVPAGISRMPLGKFTMLTTLAVIPWSALFVYLGYTLGDKWKTIDEVAAKYTHEILLGAIAVIILYFLFKWYKSKKKGSAV; translated from the coding sequence GTGCACTTTATATCTGATGTCATTTCACAATTGTTTGAATGGATTCAGTCTTTGGGTTACTTCGGGATTATGATCGGCCTTATGATTGAAGTCATTCCAAGTGAGATTGTCCTGGCTTTTGGCGGCTATTTGGTTTCACAAGGCGATATTAACTTTTTTGGTGCGGTGCTGTTCGGTACCGTCGGGGGAGTCATCGCCCAGATCTTTGTTTATTGGATTGGCCGTTATGGCGGCAGGCCTGTGCTGGAGAAGTACGGCAAGTACATTTTCATCTCCAAAAAGCATATTGACCACTCCGAAGAATGGTTTCAAAAGTATGGGACCGGTGTGATTTTTACAGCCCGCTTTATCCCGGTTGTCCGTCATGCCATCTCCGTTCCGGCCGGTATTTCCCGCATGCCGCTGGGCAAATTCACTATGCTGACAACCCTTGCAGTCATTCCGTGGAGCGCGTTGTTTGTCTATCTGGGGTATACGCTTGGGGACAAGTGGAAGACCATTGATGAGGTCGCAGCCAAGTACACTCATGAGATTCTTCTTGGCGCTATTGCGGTAATTATTCTGTATTTCCTGTTCAAGTGGTACAAATCCAAAAAGAAGGGTAGTGCAGTATGA
- a CDS encoding MBL fold metallo-hydrolase, whose product MLNIRSYNLGALQTNAYLLTGADPKRGVIIDPGANPAGLLRGAEGMEIEAILLTHAHFDHIAGLDEVRKAKKCPVYIHPLESEWLGSPKLNGSLMWPDTTPPISTDPAEYDLAEGQILKLLGLSFRVMHTPGHSPGSVSFLCGNDLFAGDVLFKMGVGRTDLPGGRERDLIDSIRGKLYRLDEEVRVFPGHGPRTSIGYEKLHNPYVPM is encoded by the coding sequence ATGCTTAATATTCGTTCTTATAATCTGGGGGCACTCCAGACCAATGCCTATCTTCTGACGGGGGCAGACCCTAAGCGCGGTGTCATCATTGATCCGGGGGCTAATCCTGCGGGTCTTCTCCGCGGCGCCGAGGGAATGGAGATTGAGGCGATTCTGCTGACACATGCCCATTTCGACCATATTGCCGGGCTGGACGAGGTCCGCAAAGCCAAGAAGTGCCCAGTCTATATCCATCCGCTGGAGAGTGAGTGGCTGGGCAGCCCGAAGCTGAACGGCTCCTTGATGTGGCCTGATACCACGCCTCCCATCAGCACAGATCCAGCAGAGTACGATCTGGCGGAAGGCCAAATTCTGAAGCTGCTCGGCCTTTCTTTCCGTGTCATGCATACGCCGGGACATTCGCCGGGAAGCGTCAGCTTTTTATGCGGGAATGATTTGTTCGCCGGTGATGTCTTGTTCAAAATGGGAGTAGGACGTACCGATCTTCCAGGCGGCAGAGAACGGGATCTGATTGACTCGATCCGCGGCAAGCTCTACCGGCTGGATGAGGAAGTGAGAGTGTTCCCCGGACATGGTCCGCGAACCTCAATCGGCTATGAGAAGCTTCACAACCCTTATGTCCCGATGTAG
- a CDS encoding O-antigen ligase family protein yields the protein MRANRYGRQSDWLVTLVCGLALTAAGMAACVLRGFFFTGEMYLFLTVWFGLCGVLLGLLLIYMAGGRGVQVEEQSERRENIRELAGSAGRGRGLAVWGLLSGCLLLCLLYAIQALGSPVSAQGTLHEMLRSGFYTSFVTFALLAARTRRGGTLLAAVWHMLGITISLSALLAVCGGLPVPYAVAYTQSPGVSATGARLAGLLQYPNAFGAVMAVYLLERLFAAAYSFGSGDSGKAADGEKNGALGGVAVAGVEKGDAGSSAVRASVSGVDELGAEGADAGNNAERMDVSGAGEVGAEGSGTCSNSSARAGVSRAGKVSGGAGTHGERTRTWSAAHWLRAARLLPLFPYAAALLLSESRGAWLAAAAAGAAALLLKRQLFVPLLITGAAPVAAAALLYRQLARSGLAVEPLPGLLLLAGLWAGAWLAGLWLHRRSCHAAGGSRAAVLALAAAGWTAAASAVLLLVRARITGPSPTADARGLFYRDAWKLAAEAPWLGRGGETWRHTYLAAQSRPYVGSQVHSGYLDILLNLGMAGLAAVLLLLLAAGGLVFKASPRLLPPLLVIILHSAADFDWSYGLVWLLLLLLPAWAFAEANSLTIRTVDSTALHDSRWQRSKRPCQRRKWPHRLWVYAGISVFCGLTLLCSGLSFEAMKGSALFKQAVRESDPAIRIKLLQESLRWNPREPQAAVALSRLLPQKQGVDLLLRSLSFSPGDVALHGELAASYLRGGNPGEALYWVRRSQQTDHFNAARRLAALRGMLEMGERSLAEGDRRIAEDSAAAGLELMRQYSLLTTKEEDRGPQHNDRNFTLLPQSEGIYLELTHLQSQASLSSNNK from the coding sequence ATGCGGGCGAACAGGTATGGACGGCAAAGTGATTGGTTGGTTACTTTGGTTTGCGGGTTGGCGTTAACAGCAGCGGGGATGGCGGCCTGTGTGCTGAGAGGGTTCTTTTTCACCGGGGAGATGTATTTGTTCCTGACGGTGTGGTTTGGCTTATGCGGAGTCTTACTGGGATTGCTACTTATCTATATGGCGGGTGGTAGAGGGGTACAAGTAGAGGAGCAGTCTGAACGCAGAGAGAATATACGGGAGCTGGCTGGCAGTGCAGGTAGAGGGAGGGGGCTGGCTGTATGGGGGTTACTCAGCGGTTGTCTGCTACTCTGTCTCTTGTATGCTATCCAGGCACTGGGCAGTCCTGTATCTGCGCAAGGAACACTACATGAAATGCTGCGCTCAGGCTTCTACACTAGCTTTGTGACATTCGCTTTGTTGGCGGCAAGAACCCGTCGGGGAGGAACTCTTCTTGCAGCAGTGTGGCATATGCTTGGAATCACTATTAGTTTGTCGGCTCTTTTGGCGGTCTGCGGAGGTCTCCCGGTTCCTTATGCGGTGGCGTATACCCAATCTCCCGGAGTCAGTGCCACTGGTGCGAGGCTGGCCGGGCTGCTTCAGTATCCGAATGCCTTTGGTGCGGTGATGGCTGTGTATCTGCTGGAACGGCTGTTTGCTGCCGCTTATAGCTTCGGGTCTGGAGATTCTGGGAAAGCAGCGGATGGGGAGAAGAATGGTGCGCTTGGAGGCGTGGCTGTAGCCGGAGTAGAAAAGGGAGATGCAGGCAGCAGTGCGGTGCGTGCGAGTGTCAGCGGAGTAGATGAGTTAGGTGCAGAAGGTGCGGATGCGGGAAATAATGCTGAGCGTATGGATGTCAGTGGAGCGGGTGAGGTAGGTGCAGAGGGTTCGGGTACGTGCAGCAATAGTTCGGCGCGTGCTGGTGTCAGCAGAGCGGGCAAGGTGAGTGGAGGTGCAGGCACCCATGGAGAGCGGACCAGAACCTGGTCCGCTGCGCACTGGCTAAGAGCGGCGCGCCTGCTGCCGCTCTTCCCGTACGCCGCCGCGCTGCTGCTCAGCGAGTCGCGCGGCGCATGGCTGGCTGCGGCTGCCGCCGGCGCCGCAGCCCTTCTCCTGAAGCGGCAACTGTTCGTGCCGCTTCTAATCACCGGCGCCGCCCCCGTTGCCGCGGCGGCGCTGCTCTACCGCCAGCTGGCCCGCTCCGGGCTGGCGGTAGAGCCCTTGCCCGGCCTGCTGCTGCTGGCCGGGCTCTGGGCCGGCGCGTGGCTGGCCGGCCTATGGCTGCACCGCCGCAGCTGCCATGCGGCGGGCGGGTCCCGCGCCGCCGTGCTGGCACTGGCGGCGGCGGGCTGGACGGCGGCGGCCAGCGCCGTCCTGCTGCTGGTACGCGCGCGGATCACCGGGCCGTCACCGACGGCCGACGCGCGCGGACTGTTCTACCGCGACGCCTGGAAGCTCGCGGCAGAGGCGCCCTGGCTGGGGCGCGGGGGTGAGACCTGGCGGCATACGTACCTTGCCGCCCAGTCACGCCCCTACGTGGGCAGCCAGGTGCACAGCGGTTACCTCGACATCCTGCTGAACCTCGGGATGGCGGGTCTGGCTGCAGTCCTCCTGCTGCTCCTGGCCGCAGGAGGGCTGGTATTCAAGGCGTCACCAAGGCTGCTTCCGCCTCTGCTCGTGATCATTCTGCATAGCGCAGCTGATTTCGACTGGAGCTATGGACTGGTCTGGTTGCTGCTGCTCCTGTTGCCCGCTTGGGCATTTGCCGAAGCAAATAGCCTGACTATTAGGACGGTTGACTCTACAGCTCTGCATGACTCCCGTTGGCAGCGCAGCAAGCGTCCTTGCCAGCGAAGGAAGTGGCCTCACCGATTATGGGTTTATGCAGGCATAAGCGTTTTCTGCGGGCTGACCCTTCTGTGCAGCGGTCTTTCCTTCGAGGCAATGAAGGGGTCTGCCTTATTCAAGCAGGCGGTTAGGGAGAGTGATCCTGCGATACGAATTAAGCTGCTGCAGGAATCACTGAGATGGAATCCGAGAGAGCCTCAGGCTGCGGTTGCTTTATCGCGTCTGCTTCCACAGAAGCAGGGGGTTGATCTGTTGTTGCGAAGCCTGTCATTCTCTCCAGGGGATGTTGCTCTCCATGGGGAGCTTGCGGCAAGTTATCTGCGGGGCGGTAATCCTGGAGAAGCGCTGTACTGGGTCCGCCGCAGTCAACAGACGGATCACTTTAATGCTGCCAGAAGGCTTGCTGCTTTAAGAGGAATGCTTGAGATGGGGGAACGCAGCTTGGCAGAGGGAGACAGACGTATAGCGGAGGATAGCGCGGCGGCGGGACTAGAGCTGATGCGGCAGTACAGCCTGCTAACCACCAAGGAGGAGGACAGAGGACCACAGCATAATGACCGCAACTTCACCCTACTTCCGCAGAGCGAAGGGATCTATCTTGAGTTAACACATTTACAGTCCCAGGCGTCACTTAGCTCCAATAATAAATAA
- a CDS encoding MFS transporter: MSTAGPSGQPKHHPLGGFAAPFRQSRAFPYLWLGHLVSFLGSSVTMVILPVLVYSLTGSTTIMGMVMAAYMLPNVIMLPVSGHIVDRYDRVRIMMLADIARFIVMITTAVLSLTGVLSIPLLYGLVACYGLLDGLFQPAYAAVRATVFTPDIRVAANSLTQITTQSVRLIGPALGGLLITHLSAGFGFGIDAFTYLISLICLIYLRRVMMTRLQSAAAETGIPAKPAAGTSPAPHWRQDFAEGILVLRSQPWLWITILAFCFVNICYTGVISVLLPWLFKVHHGWPPYLYGLAVTFSGVGAITAGLLYGLRPQWNHRGILAYGGAMISGAALLLLPFAGTPAAAIALFTVEGFGLMIFGLIWEISLQELVPKEAFGRVASLDMFGSFALLPVGYILVGWLADRIGGVPTIIIFSGLGLSCVALVLCVPAIRKFQ; encoded by the coding sequence ATGAGCACCGCTGGCCCTTCCGGACAACCGAAGCATCATCCGCTTGGGGGCTTCGCCGCCCCTTTCCGGCAATCCCGCGCCTTTCCTTACCTGTGGCTGGGACATTTAGTTTCTTTTTTGGGCAGCTCGGTAACCATGGTTATCCTGCCTGTCCTAGTCTATTCCCTGACCGGCTCCACCACCATTATGGGGATGGTCATGGCCGCCTATATGCTGCCTAATGTAATCATGCTGCCGGTATCCGGACATATTGTCGACCGCTACGACCGGGTACGGATTATGATGCTGGCTGATATTGCCCGGTTCATCGTTATGATTACGACGGCTGTGCTCTCCTTGACCGGAGTACTGAGCATTCCGTTGCTCTATGGACTTGTTGCCTGCTATGGCCTGCTGGACGGCTTATTCCAGCCCGCCTACGCTGCCGTCCGCGCTACCGTATTCACTCCGGATATCCGCGTAGCAGCGAATTCTTTAACTCAGATCACGACCCAGTCCGTGCGGCTGATCGGTCCCGCGTTAGGGGGACTGCTGATTACCCACCTGTCCGCAGGCTTCGGCTTCGGAATTGATGCCTTCACCTATCTTATCTCCCTCATCTGCCTAATCTATCTGCGCAGAGTGATGATGACCCGGCTGCAGTCTGCTGCCGCTGAGACTGGAATCCCGGCTAAGCCTGCTGCCGGGACCTCTCCAGCTCCGCACTGGAGGCAGGATTTCGCCGAAGGAATACTTGTTCTTCGCAGCCAGCCCTGGCTCTGGATTACAATTCTCGCCTTCTGCTTCGTCAATATATGTTATACGGGCGTAATCAGCGTCCTTCTTCCCTGGCTGTTCAAGGTCCATCACGGCTGGCCTCCTTATCTCTACGGCCTGGCCGTTACTTTCTCCGGTGTCGGGGCCATAACGGCCGGCCTGCTGTACGGCCTGCGGCCACAATGGAATCACCGCGGCATCCTGGCTTACGGCGGCGCCATGATCAGCGGGGCTGCCCTGCTGCTGCTCCCGTTCGCAGGCACCCCGGCAGCAGCCATCGCCTTATTTACCGTAGAAGGCTTCGGATTAATGATCTTCGGGCTGATCTGGGAGATCAGCCTGCAGGAGCTTGTTCCGAAGGAAGCCTTCGGACGGGTAGCCAGTCTGGATATGTTCGGGTCCTTCGCCCTGCTGCCGGTCGGATATATCTTAGTCGGCTGGCTGGCCGACCGGATCGGAGGAGTACCGACCATTATTATTTTTTCCGGCCTGGGCCTCTCCTGTGTTGCCCTGGTGCTGTGCGTTCCGGCGATCCGTAAGTTTCAATAG
- a CDS encoding alpha/beta hydrolase, whose translation MENVRCEGSNICYSDQGKGDVIVLLHGFCGSAEYWEKVIPSLTAHYRVIAPDLRGHGASDAPLGAYTIEQMADDVLSLLNALEIQECYLLGHSLGGYITLSFAQRHASRLKGFGLIHSSGYPDSEEAKENRLKSVTMIQSEGIFAFVDQLVPGLFAPGVEPKLLERAKEIGYKTPPQGAVGASLAMRERPDRRDVISATALPVLLVAGAEDSKVTPERTFTSDNRNITKVTLPGVGHMGMFEAPEQLAKIIKDFVHTPVKK comes from the coding sequence ATGGAAAATGTTCGATGCGAGGGAAGCAACATCTGCTACAGTGATCAAGGCAAAGGGGATGTAATCGTACTGCTGCATGGATTCTGCGGGAGTGCCGAGTACTGGGAAAAGGTGATTCCAAGCCTGACTGCCCATTACCGTGTCATTGCCCCGGATTTGCGCGGGCACGGGGCTTCGGATGCTCCGCTTGGAGCCTATACCATCGAGCAGATGGCTGATGATGTGCTGTCGCTGCTGAATGCCTTGGAGATTCAAGAATGTTATCTGCTGGGACATTCGCTCGGAGGCTATATTACCCTTTCGTTTGCCCAGCGCCATGCCTCCCGGTTGAAGGGCTTCGGGCTGATTCATTCCTCCGGTTATCCGGACAGTGAAGAGGCCAAGGAGAACCGGTTGAAGAGCGTCACCATGATCCAGAGCGAAGGCATCTTTGCTTTTGTGGATCAGCTGGTGCCTGGACTCTTTGCCCCTGGAGTGGAACCCAAGCTGCTGGAACGTGCCAAGGAGATTGGCTACAAGACTCCGCCGCAAGGCGCGGTTGGCGCGTCCTTGGCGATGCGTGAGCGCCCGGACCGTCGCGATGTAATCTCGGCAACGGCGCTTCCAGTGCTGCTGGTTGCCGGAGCAGAGGATTCGAAGGTGACACCGGAGCGTACGTTCACTTCAGACAACCGGAACATCACCAAGGTGACGCTCCCGGGTGTCGGCCATATGGGCATGTTTGAAGCACCGGAGCAGCTGGCGAAGATTATTAAGGATTTCGTGCATACGCCTGTGAAGAAGTAA
- a CDS encoding DUF1128 domain-containing protein, producing the protein MDLSNPSQENVEYMIEGIKNKLKMASAAAMQASAFSVEQYEDIQDIYEVAMGSDRLSISQVEAIVSELGRLRKK; encoded by the coding sequence ATGGATTTGTCGAACCCAAGCCAGGAGAACGTTGAATATATGATTGAGGGAATCAAAAACAAGCTGAAAATGGCCAGTGCTGCTGCAATGCAGGCGTCAGCCTTTTCGGTGGAGCAGTATGAGGATATTCAGGATATTTACGAGGTGGCAATGGGCAGTGACCGGCTCAGTATCTCCCAGGTGGAGGCGATTGTCTCAGAGCTTGGCCGCCTGCGCAAGAAGTAG
- the yyaC gene encoding spore protease YyaC has product MAIREEESRKRRKMDAGELAAFFRGIADVYSAEQLTFLCIGTDRSTGDALGPLTGSRLLEYGFPNVTGTLPAPCDADNLIQRITEIPEGQIIIAVDACLGPPAALGCYFAAAQPLRPAESVGGLLPAVGNYSLAAIVDVNSPRPYRTIQTTPLYRVMVMADQIAKAAAQGFGLMD; this is encoded by the coding sequence TTGGCCATCAGAGAAGAAGAGAGCAGGAAACGGCGTAAAATGGATGCCGGGGAGCTGGCGGCTTTCTTCCGCGGGATCGCAGACGTGTATTCTGCTGAGCAGCTGACCTTCCTCTGTATCGGAACAGACCGCTCCACCGGAGATGCGCTGGGGCCGCTCACGGGAAGCCGCCTGCTGGAGTACGGATTTCCGAATGTAACGGGTACGCTTCCGGCGCCCTGTGATGCGGATAATCTGATTCAGCGGATAACAGAGATTCCGGAAGGGCAGATTATTATCGCTGTCGATGCCTGTCTGGGACCGCCGGCCGCACTGGGCTGCTATTTTGCGGCAGCGCAGCCGCTGCGTCCGGCAGAATCGGTAGGAGGACTCCTGCCTGCTGTAGGAAATTACAGTCTGGCAGCAATCGTTGATGTGAACAGCCCGCGCCCTTACCGTACGATACAGACTACCCCGCTCTACCGGGTAATGGTTATGGCAGATCAGATTGCCAAGGCAGCCGCCCAGGGATTTGGACTTATGGATTGA
- a CDS encoding SAM-dependent methyltransferase, whose protein sequence is MEALKELIEQVITGRTLITATLSQLRSKGDAAYNKVQVKPVELKGKLHYQFAYYIGPKVEHRNIPADEAAEEMLSLLRDTFRQGLLCTAGADYQVLISKKYKVSILTKSASKQEAPDLAHNRRKQYVLDEGEPVPFLVELGIMNSEGKVLAKKYDKFRQINRFLEMVQDVLGDLPAGRPLTIVDFGCGKSYLTFALYHYLAVREQRELNIVGLDLKADVIAHCDALAARLGYDRLKFLVGDIADYNELDQVDMVVTLHACDTATDAALEKAVRWGASVILSVPCCQHELFAQVESEVLNPLLSHGILKERFSALATDAIRAKLLDLMGYRSQLLEFIDMEHTPKNILIRAVRSDSGDQAAKWREYTAFRDFLGAKPYLERVCSDLLPAGSLEA, encoded by the coding sequence TTGGAAGCTTTGAAGGAATTGATCGAGCAAGTGATAACCGGCCGCACTCTGATTACGGCTACACTAAGCCAACTGCGCAGTAAGGGCGATGCTGCCTACAATAAAGTACAGGTTAAGCCTGTTGAGCTAAAAGGGAAGCTGCATTATCAGTTTGCCTATTATATCGGCCCTAAGGTCGAACACCGCAACATTCCCGCAGATGAGGCCGCCGAAGAGATGCTCTCTTTGCTGAGGGACACCTTCCGCCAAGGTCTGCTGTGTACGGCCGGTGCCGACTATCAGGTGCTGATCAGCAAGAAATACAAGGTATCTATTCTGACCAAATCAGCCAGCAAGCAGGAAGCGCCCGATCTGGCCCATAACCGCCGGAAGCAGTATGTGCTGGATGAGGGGGAGCCGGTGCCGTTCCTGGTCGAGCTTGGTATTATGAACAGCGAAGGCAAGGTACTGGCCAAAAAATATGATAAGTTCCGCCAGATCAACCGGTTCCTGGAGATGGTTCAGGATGTGCTGGGTGATCTGCCGGCAGGCCGTCCGCTGACGATTGTGGATTTTGGCTGCGGCAAGTCTTATTTGACCTTCGCGCTGTATCACTATCTCGCCGTCCGCGAGCAGCGGGAGCTGAATATTGTCGGCCTTGACCTTAAGGCGGATGTCATTGCGCACTGCGATGCGCTGGCGGCCAGGCTGGGCTATGACCGGCTGAAGTTCCTGGTGGGTGATATCGCTGACTATAATGAGCTGGATCAGGTGGACATGGTGGTTACGCTGCATGCTTGCGATACCGCCACCGATGCAGCACTGGAGAAGGCCGTGCGCTGGGGCGCATCGGTAATCCTATCGGTGCCCTGCTGCCAGCATGAGCTGTTCGCGCAGGTCGAGAGCGAGGTACTGAATCCGCTGCTGTCACACGGTATCCTGAAGGAGCGGTTCTCGGCGCTCGCCACCGATGCAATCCGGGCGAAGCTGCTGGACCTGATGGGCTACCGCAGCCAGCTGCTGGAATTCATCGACATGGAGCATACCCCGAAGAACATCCTGATCCGCGCCGTCCGCAGCGACAGCGGTGACCAGGCTGCCAAATGGCGCGAATACACCGCATTCCGCGATTTCCTCGGTGCCAAGCCTTACCTGGAGCGCGTCTGCTCCGATCTGCTGCCCGCCGGCAGTCTGGAAGCTTAA
- a CDS encoding DUF6483 family protein: MFRRDYIVRMIEDMTAMVAKVLTLKQDKKTTEALWEVDELLMRHFRLNSRLLNSLSVEDIIDMFRLGGVLEADKLQGVARLLKEEGGIYAAKGDRDAALFRAMRSLHLFIYAGLHGADRELLNMTEEINELLEEVEPYRLPAKTERLLMAYHESLGHYAKAENSLYRLWEQGENVAEEGRELYGRLLLLSPEQLARGGLPVEEVQQGREEWSKLTVNAIM, from the coding sequence ATGTTCCGGAGAGATTATATTGTGCGGATGATCGAGGATATGACAGCTATGGTCGCCAAGGTGCTGACCTTGAAGCAGGATAAAAAAACAACGGAGGCCCTGTGGGAAGTAGATGAGCTGCTGATGCGGCATTTTCGCCTGAATTCGCGTCTGCTCAATTCGTTGTCCGTAGAGGATATTATTGATATGTTTCGTCTTGGAGGGGTGCTTGAGGCCGACAAGCTGCAAGGGGTAGCCCGGCTGCTCAAGGAGGAAGGCGGGATATACGCGGCCAAAGGAGACCGGGATGCAGCCCTGTTCAGGGCGATGCGTTCCCTGCATTTATTCATCTATGCCGGTCTTCATGGTGCGGACCGTGAGCTGCTGAATATGACGGAAGAGATCAATGAGCTGCTTGAGGAAGTAGAGCCGTACCGCCTTCCCGCCAAGACCGAACGTCTCCTGATGGCTTACCACGAATCTCTGGGACATTACGCCAAGGCGGAGAACAGTCTCTACCGGCTCTGGGAGCAGGGGGAGAATGTAGCGGAGGAAGGCAGGGAGCTGTACGGACGGCTGCTGCTTTTAAGTCCGGAGCAGTTAGCCCGGGGCGGTCTTCCTGTAGAGGAAGTGCAGCAGGGCAGGGAAGAATGGAGCAAGCTGACAGTTAATGCTATAATGTAA
- a CDS encoding SdpI family protein: MKNFTWKWQDTLIVILGLLSLGYALVNYGKLPDQLPAQFSITGKVNTYWSKGSVIALFSFLGLIFPLAMQFIRNVDPKGENYNKFPGAYKMIRLTVAVICDAALVLSVSYGLDVQFPAGKWATVSIGLLLAVIGNFLPQIRDNYFTGVRTPWTLHNPAVWRRTHRFSGRMWVTGGLLIALAAFMPVTLSISMIITALVIMIILPIVYSWLISRRVKA, encoded by the coding sequence ATGAAGAATTTCACATGGAAGTGGCAGGATACGCTGATTGTCATTCTCGGGCTCCTCTCACTGGGCTACGCGCTGGTGAATTACGGCAAGCTGCCGGATCAGCTGCCCGCCCAATTCAGTATAACGGGCAAGGTCAATACTTACTGGAGCAAGGGTTCGGTTATTGCCTTGTTCTCTTTTTTGGGCTTGATTTTCCCGCTCGCGATGCAGTTCATACGCAATGTTGACCCTAAGGGAGAGAATTATAATAAGTTCCCGGGCGCTTACAAAATGATCCGTCTCACCGTTGCCGTCATCTGTGATGCCGCCCTTGTCCTGTCGGTCAGTTACGGGCTGGATGTGCAATTTCCTGCAGGAAAATGGGCTACTGTAAGCATAGGGCTGCTGCTGGCTGTAATCGGAAATTTCCTGCCGCAGATCAGGGATAATTATTTCACGGGAGTCCGCACGCCCTGGACGCTGCATAACCCTGCCGTATGGCGGAGAACCCACCGTTTCTCCGGAAGGATGTGGGTGACCGGCGGTCTGCTGATTGCGCTTGCGGCCTTCATGCCCGTTACGCTGTCCATCAGCATGATCATCACCGCTCTGGTAATCATGATTATACTCCCTATTGTGTACTCATGGCTGATCTCGCGGCGTGTTAAAGCTTGA